From a single Pseudoalteromonas sp. Scap06 genomic region:
- a CDS encoding DUF1566 domain-containing protein → MNKKINFSTLLIVFITLFTFSIAKAQECSESIIKTTPNERFSINGDGTVTDIKTNLMWMRCSLGQTWDSNNCSGDTSSALLTWRNALNIAESETFASYTDWRLPNVKELETIIEHSCHSPAINKYIFPGTIQSRKDSIDETRFIAMYWSSSIDSNYSSIAWKVDFLTGTLATQYDDIGGGNTAYIEYPQAARLVRTVN, encoded by the coding sequence ATGAATAAAAAAATAAATTTTTCTACTCTACTAATTGTATTTATAACTCTATTTACGTTTTCTATAGCAAAAGCACAAGAATGTTCAGAAAGCATTATTAAGACAACCCCAAATGAGCGCTTTAGTATCAATGGTGATGGAACAGTTACTGACATAAAAACAAATTTAATGTGGATGAGATGCAGCTTAGGTCAAACTTGGGATAGTAATAATTGTTCAGGTGATACTTCATCAGCCCTACTAACATGGAGGAATGCGTTAAACATAGCTGAAAGTGAAACATTTGCTAGTTACACAGATTGGCGCTTACCAAATGTAAAAGAACTAGAGACAATTATAGAGCATAGTTGTCATAGTCCAGCTATAAATAAATATATTTTCCCTGGTACAATTCAATCTAGAAAAGACTCTATCGATGAAACAAGATTTATAGCTATGTATTGGAGTTCCTCTATAGATTCTAATTATTCATCAATTGCATGGAAAGTTGATTTTCTTACAGGTACATTAGCCACCCAGTATGATGACATCGGCGGCGGTAATACTGCGTATATAGAATATCCACAAGCTGCTAGGCTTGTTAGAACAGTAAATTAA
- a CDS encoding DUF1566 domain-containing protein, with the protein MNKIVKFILNVAIVISVASCGSGGGDKEQPKNSNIIPTVNAGPDQIVNSNEVVNLNGVASDEDGNIVSFLWEQIKGKKVNLQNYNTSKTSFTLPSFEEETELEFKLVVIDNSDAQTSDTVKIIVKKTVIPLTVDAGSNQIVEEGSEVQLIGSTNIDDNAHTYSWIQISGSPVTLNDNDKKITGFVSPAVSNTEVLEFKFTVSDNFNNSIEDTVLITINDINEPPTASAGESYFAISSETVELDASLSSDDNDISLLTYTWSQIDDSGLIIELNNSNKQKAKFIAPSVIVSTVLSFQVTVTDAEGLTDISTVNIAIKPLINSKINDTGLLRCAKEFDAEGKLLPNCQSSVGEDAQSGRDISSNYDQDGKAGFSFTKLDSNGDPVDKSSQSWSCVLDNVTGLVWEVKSSEKALHDPKHTYSWYDPDSSKNAGYPGLKNQGVCSIDSCDSYSYINMVNEQNFCGKNDWRLPTQTELLSIRDFGISAADNTPNIDTSFFPSTSFNLPFWTATSKVTPYPEQNLAIGIFFLPPPNFGDEYSLDNFIVETSKTKASHIRLVKNQ; encoded by the coding sequence GTGAATAAAATTGTTAAGTTTATTTTGAATGTAGCTATTGTTATTTCTGTTGCATCTTGTGGTAGTGGTGGAGGTGATAAAGAACAGCCTAAGAATAGTAATATAATTCCAACTGTTAACGCAGGTCCAGACCAGATTGTAAATAGCAATGAAGTAGTTAATCTAAATGGCGTTGCTTCGGACGAAGACGGTAACATTGTCTCATTTTTATGGGAGCAAATTAAGGGTAAAAAAGTTAATCTTCAAAATTATAATACCTCAAAAACAAGCTTTACTCTGCCGAGCTTTGAAGAAGAAACTGAATTAGAGTTTAAGTTAGTTGTTATAGATAACTCTGATGCACAAACAAGCGATACAGTAAAAATAATTGTAAAAAAAACAGTTATTCCTTTAACCGTAGATGCAGGCTCCAATCAGATAGTCGAGGAAGGTTCAGAAGTGCAATTAATCGGTTCAACTAATATTGATGATAATGCACACACCTACTCGTGGATTCAAATATCAGGCTCCCCCGTTACGCTTAATGATAATGATAAAAAAATAACAGGTTTTGTATCTCCTGCTGTTAGTAATACTGAAGTGCTAGAGTTCAAATTTACAGTGAGTGACAATTTTAATAACTCGATCGAAGATACTGTATTAATTACAATAAACGATATAAATGAACCACCAACAGCAAGTGCAGGTGAATCGTACTTTGCAATTAGTAGTGAAACAGTTGAATTAGATGCTTCACTGAGCAGTGATGATAATGACATTTCTTTGTTAACTTACACTTGGAGTCAAATTGATGATTCAGGGTTGATAATTGAATTAAATAATTCAAATAAACAAAAAGCAAAATTCATAGCACCTTCTGTAATTGTATCAACAGTTCTATCTTTCCAAGTAACAGTTACAGATGCTGAAGGACTAACAGATATATCTACTGTAAATATAGCAATAAAGCCATTGATTAACAGTAAAATAAATGATACTGGTCTATTGCGCTGCGCTAAGGAATTCGATGCTGAGGGGAAGTTACTACCGAATTGTCAATCTAGTGTTGGTGAAGATGCTCAATCTGGACGTGATATTAGTAGTAACTATGATCAAGATGGAAAGGCCGGTTTTAGTTTTACTAAACTTGATAGTAATGGAGACCCAGTCGATAAAAGTTCACAGAGTTGGTCTTGTGTACTTGATAACGTTACTGGATTAGTTTGGGAGGTTAAATCGAGTGAAAAAGCTCTTCATGATCCAAAGCATACATATAGTTGGTACGATCCAGACTCTTCAAAAAATGCGGGTTATCCTGGTTTAAAGAACCAAGGTGTGTGTTCTATTGATAGCTGTGATTCTTATTCATACATTAATATGGTTAATGAACAAAATTTTTGTGGGAAAAATGATTGGCGATTACCAACGCAAACTGAATTATTATCAATTCGAGACTTTGGAATTTCCGCAGCTGATAATACTCCTAATATAGATACCTCATTTTTCCCAAGTACTTCTTTTAATCTTCCTTTTTGGACTGCGACCTCTAAGGTGACTCCCTATCCCGAACAAAACCTTGCTATAGGTATTTTTTTCCTACCACCACCAAATTTTGGTGATGAATATTCTTTAGATAACTTTATAGTAGAAACGTCTAAAACAAAAGCAAGTCATATTCGATTGGTTAAAAATCAATAA
- a CDS encoding sodium:proton antiporter: protein MEYLIIALIGALFLIYSTTLRQLEKTEITGPMFFVIGGMLLALIAPNESENFKNGLRFLLPFIELTLSIFLFTDAAKSKLGVLRHSFQYPSLLLFVALPLTLLLGIVTALFLFAELSLIQAALIAIILTPTDAALSKGLLSNTKVPEKIREGINTESGLNDGLCVPIFLIFILLAKNPESAITATQTLSVFGRELGVALLIAFASIAVFIPCLNFAMKRHYFAQNTSPFLLLGFAMAVFSLTQYFHGSGFIAVFVAGLLFDKYASTKINKELIEDSEHIADFSSLMIWCLFGFVCAYLVIPKLNTEIIIYALLSTTLIRIIPVMLSLQYTSLKIKERLTFAWFGPRGLASIVFTLMVIDTQIENKFQIATIAMTTILFSVFIHGISTKPIADSFSNKKA, encoded by the coding sequence ATGGAATACTTAATTATTGCTCTTATTGGTGCATTATTTTTAATTTATTCTACAACACTACGCCAATTAGAAAAAACAGAAATTACTGGGCCGATGTTTTTTGTTATAGGGGGGATGCTGCTAGCATTGATAGCTCCGAACGAAAGTGAAAATTTTAAAAATGGCTTACGGTTTTTACTGCCCTTTATAGAATTAACGCTCAGTATCTTTTTATTTACCGATGCAGCAAAGTCAAAATTAGGAGTATTAAGGCATAGTTTTCAATACCCAAGTTTACTTTTATTTGTTGCCTTACCATTAACTTTATTACTCGGGATTGTAACCGCGTTATTTTTATTTGCTGAGCTTTCATTAATTCAAGCAGCACTTATCGCAATTATATTAACCCCAACCGATGCGGCGTTAAGTAAGGGATTATTAAGCAATACAAAAGTTCCTGAAAAAATACGCGAAGGTATTAATACAGAAAGCGGTTTAAACGATGGCTTATGTGTGCCTATATTTTTAATATTTATTCTGCTCGCAAAAAATCCTGAATCTGCAATTACTGCAACACAAACGTTAAGTGTATTTGGTAGAGAGTTGGGAGTTGCATTATTAATTGCATTTGCAAGTATTGCTGTTTTTATTCCGTGTTTAAACTTTGCAATGAAGCGACATTACTTTGCCCAAAACACTAGCCCGTTTTTACTATTGGGTTTTGCTATGGCTGTATTTTCACTTACGCAATATTTTCATGGAAGTGGATTTATTGCCGTATTTGTAGCGGGGCTTTTATTTGATAAATACGCGAGCACCAAAATAAACAAAGAGCTGATTGAAGACTCAGAGCATATAGCTGACTTTTCCTCTTTAATGATTTGGTGTTTATTCGGTTTTGTTTGTGCTTATTTAGTGATCCCGAAATTAAATACTGAAATAATAATTTATGCGCTACTTAGTACAACACTGATCAGAATAATTCCTGTTATGTTGTCACTGCAATATACGTCATTAAAAATAAAAGAGCGTTTAACGTTTGCTTGGTTTGGGCCGCGAGGATTGGCTTCGATTGTTTTTACTTTAATGGTTATTGATACACAAATAGAAAATAAATTTCAAATTGCGACCATTGCTATGACCACAATTTTATTTAGTGTATTTATTCATGGTATTAGTACAAAACCGATTGCAGACAGTTTTTCAAATAAAAAAGCGTAA
- a CDS encoding tyrosine-type recombinase/integrase, with amino-acid sequence MLVALVDTLKQLRYQIAHLEDNTLQSEYPELASFIQQVSLTVTESKADLNFLYQFLYVYGRKSEATYSRFRNELERFYLWSWLIAEKSVFDLKREDIEAYVDFMVEPDKKWASTSVQWRYKDEQGVRRLNQNWRPFMQKESIASQQTLSAMFTALNVFYKFAILEEKTFANFVPVVKKNSPYLVVQSQIQIPDTLSDIQWEYVFGVTRDLCEQKPEYERNLFTLACLKGLYLRISELSERPQWSPVMSHFWQDNDGFWFLRIMGKGNKLRDVTLSDDFLEYLKRYRLYRGLPALPRVDESDPLVHKIRGQGGMTVRQIRRLVQQSFDIAQQSLLDDGFKDDAEQLEAATAHWLRHTGATHDAQTRPLKHLSEDLGHAKIATTDQIYIQTNIKERAKSGIKRKI; translated from the coding sequence ATGCTTGTTGCTCTGGTCGATACATTAAAACAATTACGTTATCAAATAGCTCATCTTGAAGATAATACACTGCAATCAGAATATCCAGAACTAGCCTCTTTTATACAGCAAGTCAGCTTGACTGTAACTGAATCAAAGGCCGATCTAAATTTTTTATACCAGTTTTTATATGTTTATGGCCGAAAATCAGAAGCAACTTATAGTCGTTTTCGCAATGAATTAGAACGATTTTATTTGTGGTCATGGCTTATAGCTGAAAAATCAGTATTCGATTTAAAGCGTGAAGATATTGAGGCGTATGTTGATTTTATGGTCGAGCCGGATAAAAAGTGGGCATCAACTTCGGTGCAGTGGCGCTATAAAGATGAGCAAGGAGTACGTCGGTTAAACCAAAATTGGCGCCCTTTCATGCAAAAAGAATCTATTGCGAGTCAGCAAACATTATCCGCAATGTTTACTGCACTTAATGTATTTTACAAGTTCGCTATTTTAGAAGAAAAAACCTTCGCTAACTTTGTACCTGTGGTTAAGAAAAATAGCCCCTACTTGGTTGTACAATCACAAATACAAATTCCCGATACATTAAGCGATATTCAATGGGAATACGTATTTGGTGTAACGCGTGATCTGTGCGAACAAAAACCAGAGTATGAAAGAAACCTTTTTACCCTCGCCTGTTTAAAAGGATTATATTTACGTATATCAGAATTATCAGAACGTCCACAATGGTCACCTGTTATGTCTCATTTTTGGCAAGATAACGATGGCTTTTGGTTTTTACGTATAATGGGTAAGGGTAATAAATTACGAGATGTAACTTTAAGTGATGATTTTCTTGAGTATTTAAAACGTTATCGGTTATACCGTGGTTTACCTGCCCTGCCCCGTGTTGACGAATCCGACCCGTTAGTGCATAAAATTCGTGGCCAAGGTGGTATGACAGTAAGACAAATTCGACGTTTAGTACAACAAAGTTTTGATATTGCTCAGCAGTCATTACTTGATGATGGCTTTAAAGATGACGCGGAACAATTAGAAGCGGCCACTGCACATTGGCTTCGACATACCGGTGCAACGCATGACGCACAAACTCGACCTTTAAAACATTTATCTGAAGATTTAGGCCACGCAAAAATAGCCACAACCGATCAAATATATATTCAAACAAATATTAAAGAACGGGCAAAGTCTGGAATAAAAAGGAAGATTTAA
- a CDS encoding YSC84-related protein: protein MKKLLLLSMLVISVLLVGCATTGSASPGEKRALVQSMKSNTLTALYEKKPDVKTQIANSAGYAVFDNANVNVILASFGGGYGVVKNNLTGKSTYMNMGEAGLGLGLGVKDFNIVMVFHDQAALNRFIKHGWAFGGNADAAAKYQDKGGALVAEALADQVTVYSLTESGLALQAVLKGTKFWVDSELN, encoded by the coding sequence ATGAAAAAATTACTTCTGTTGAGCATGTTAGTTATTAGCGTTTTATTAGTAGGTTGCGCTACTACAGGCAGTGCTTCTCCTGGAGAAAAACGTGCTTTAGTACAAAGTATGAAATCGAATACATTAACTGCTTTATACGAAAAAAAACCAGATGTTAAAACTCAAATTGCAAACTCTGCCGGTTATGCTGTATTTGATAATGCCAATGTAAACGTTATTTTAGCCAGTTTTGGTGGTGGGTACGGTGTAGTAAAAAATAACCTAACCGGAAAATCTACCTATATGAATATGGGCGAAGCTGGTTTAGGCTTAGGTTTAGGTGTTAAAGATTTCAATATTGTGATGGTTTTTCACGATCAAGCAGCGTTAAATAGATTTATTAAACATGGTTGGGCGTTCGGTGGTAATGCCGATGCTGCTGCAAAATACCAAGATAAAGGTGGCGCTTTAGTTGCCGAAGCTCTTGCTGACCAAGTTACTGTTTACTCTTTAACCGAAAGTGGCCTTGCACTGCAAGCTGTTTTAAAAGGCACTAAATTTTGGGTAGATTCTGAGCTAAACTAA
- a CDS encoding patatin-like phospholipase family protein: protein MIDIYAGKTAAKIINEQGFKPEIFTSFLGASGGPKWFTLFGLDKYIFGEFFKHRTQPLNLIGSSAGAFRSACFAQNDPVAAIKRLAKSYSQTRYSSNKPTPAEITLKARALLDDVFGDDGVTEIINNPVFKAHFIVAKSNGFIASEHKLIQLLGLSKSYMLNRVNRKLLGAQYERFIFGAPNSNLSITDSYKFKTQNIELTQTNLKDALLASGSIPLVMQGIKNIAGSPPGIYRDGGIIDYHFDLKINNPGLILYPHFNSEPKAGWFDKNLKRKVAPQNYDNVVMITPSKEFIAGLPYGKIPDRNDFTDLDADTRIKYWNTVFSETEKLAEAFDNKLNADNFDLKLYN, encoded by the coding sequence ATGATCGACATTTATGCGGGTAAAACTGCAGCAAAAATAATAAACGAACAAGGTTTTAAACCCGAGATTTTTACCTCTTTTTTAGGGGCAAGTGGTGGCCCTAAATGGTTTACCTTATTTGGTTTAGACAAATATATATTTGGCGAATTTTTTAAACATCGCACCCAACCGCTTAATTTAATTGGCTCATCTGCTGGGGCTTTTCGTTCAGCCTGTTTTGCACAAAACGATCCAGTTGCAGCCATTAAGCGGTTAGCAAAATCGTATTCACAAACCCGATATTCTAGTAATAAACCAACGCCCGCTGAAATTACACTAAAAGCCCGCGCATTATTAGATGATGTATTTGGTGATGATGGCGTTACTGAAATTATAAATAATCCTGTTTTTAAAGCGCATTTTATTGTCGCAAAATCTAACGGGTTTATTGCCAGCGAACATAAGTTAATACAGCTTTTGGGTTTATCAAAAAGTTATATGCTTAACCGCGTTAATCGTAAATTATTAGGCGCTCAGTACGAGCGTTTTATTTTTGGCGCGCCCAATAGTAATTTAAGTATTACCGACAGTTATAAGTTTAAAACACAAAACATTGAACTTACTCAAACAAATTTGAAAGATGCCTTATTGGCATCGGGCTCTATACCACTAGTAATGCAAGGTATAAAAAATATTGCCGGTTCGCCACCAGGAATTTACCGCGATGGCGGAATAATTGACTACCACTTTGATTTAAAAATTAATAATCCAGGTTTAATTTTGTATCCGCATTTTAATAGCGAGCCAAAAGCAGGGTGGTTTGATAAAAACTTAAAACGTAAAGTAGCACCACAAAATTACGACAACGTTGTGATGATCACCCCATCAAAAGAATTTATAGCCGGCTTACCTTATGGAAAAATTCCAGACAGAAACGACTTTACCGATCTTGATGCAGACACTCGTATTAAATATTGGAACACCGTGTTTAGTGAAACTGAGAAATTAGCTGAAGCGTTTGATAATAAATTAAATGCTGATAACTTTGATTTGAAGTTATATAACTAA
- a CDS encoding sodium:alanine symporter family protein — MFDIVVKSVNGLLWGEGQVLIYILLFTGIWFSVRLKAIQLVKFKHMFSLLKGSSKCNKNDISSFQALCTGLCARVGTGNLAGVAVAISLGGSGAIFWMWVIAILGMATGFAESILGQVYKIRDSNGEFRGGPAYYIQQGLGSRAFAIVFAACLFLGYGFTFSAMQTNTITDALNYAFEIPTFYSGVVITLLAGSIILGGFKAIARFAERVVPVMGIVFVLVAVVITLINFTQVPAMLKDIFLSAFGLQEAGAGAMGAAIKNGIQRGLYSNEAGAGSVPHASASASPMPNHPATQGYIQMLGVFFDTIVLCSCTAVIILLADIDISGEMEGIRLTQSAMTSHLAQGGVYFVAAAITLFAFTSVVANYAYAESNLHLFKLDNKVGRSIYTLLYLSMMLWGASATLKQVWDLADIALGLMTVVNVIAIILLTPTILSVTNDYHAQRDKGIEPEFKVKNVKVQGKCEDGIWD, encoded by the coding sequence ATGTTCGATATCGTAGTAAAAAGTGTCAATGGCCTTTTATGGGGCGAAGGGCAAGTACTTATTTACATTCTCCTATTTACCGGAATATGGTTTTCAGTACGCTTAAAAGCAATTCAATTAGTTAAATTTAAGCACATGTTTAGCCTGCTAAAAGGCAGTAGTAAGTGTAATAAAAACGATATTTCATCATTTCAAGCGCTCTGTACTGGGCTGTGTGCTCGAGTAGGCACAGGTAATTTAGCCGGTGTGGCTGTGGCTATATCACTCGGTGGTAGCGGTGCCATTTTTTGGATGTGGGTTATTGCTATACTAGGTATGGCAACCGGATTTGCAGAAAGTATTTTAGGCCAGGTATATAAAATTCGCGACAGCAATGGCGAATTCAGAGGTGGCCCTGCGTATTATATTCAACAAGGCTTAGGCAGTCGTGCATTTGCTATTGTGTTTGCCGCCTGTTTGTTTTTAGGTTACGGCTTTACCTTTAGCGCCATGCAAACCAACACCATTACTGATGCACTAAATTACGCATTTGAAATACCCACTTTTTACTCAGGTGTTGTGATCACACTTTTAGCAGGCTCTATTATTTTAGGTGGCTTTAAAGCCATTGCCCGATTCGCCGAGCGAGTAGTGCCTGTTATGGGCATCGTGTTTGTGCTTGTTGCTGTAGTAATTACACTGATTAACTTCACCCAAGTACCTGCCATGCTTAAAGATATATTTTTATCAGCGTTTGGCTTGCAAGAAGCTGGTGCAGGCGCCATGGGTGCAGCCATTAAAAATGGTATACAACGCGGTTTATATTCTAATGAGGCTGGCGCGGGAAGTGTGCCGCATGCATCGGCTAGTGCCAGTCCAATGCCAAACCACCCAGCGACACAAGGCTACATACAAATGTTAGGGGTGTTTTTCGATACCATCGTATTGTGCAGTTGTACCGCGGTTATTATTTTATTGGCCGATATAGATATAAGCGGTGAAATGGAAGGCATACGCTTAACACAAAGCGCTATGACCTCACACTTAGCGCAAGGCGGCGTGTATTTTGTAGCCGCTGCCATTACTTTATTTGCTTTTACCTCGGTAGTTGCTAACTACGCCTACGCCGAAAGTAACCTCCACTTATTTAAGCTCGATAACAAAGTAGGGCGCAGTATTTATACTTTGCTTTATTTATCAATGATGTTGTGGGGCGCATCAGCCACCTTAAAACAAGTATGGGATTTAGCTGATATTGCTCTAGGGTTAATGACAGTAGTAAACGTAATCGCTATTATACTACTCACACCGACTATTTTGTCTGTTACTAACGACTACCACGCACAAAGAGACAAAGGCATAGAGCCTGAGTTTAAGGTAAAAAACGTAAAAGTGCAGGGCAAATGTGAAGACGGAATTTGGGATTAA
- the ctlX gene encoding citrulline utilization hydrolase CtlX has translation MSHIKQAPTAVVMVRPHHFTSNPQTMLDNTFQSTCNSQNQSQLAFDEVTNAVKLLQNEGVTVHLFEDEHTHTPDSVFPNNWFSTHQSGELVMYPMYAENRRLEYRKDIIDFLTNHYKVFSVTDYSFLSKENAFLEGTGSLVIDHPHKLAYAVESKRTNKAVVNTVCEQLKLKPVVFNAYDEQGTAVYHTNVLMCVATQFAMISLNMVPNSQHKQLTSHFIQSHLEVINLTNEQINSFCGNAIELQGTNGRILALSQTAFNALTTEQKAAIQKTAKLVPLPIPTIESAGGSVRCMIAGIHLQSK, from the coding sequence ATGAGCCACATAAAGCAAGCACCGACAGCGGTGGTGATGGTGCGCCCGCATCACTTTACATCTAACCCACAAACTATGTTAGACAATACGTTTCAAAGTACCTGCAACTCACAAAACCAGAGTCAGCTTGCCTTTGACGAAGTAACTAATGCGGTCAAATTATTACAAAACGAGGGCGTAACAGTTCATCTTTTTGAAGACGAACATACGCACACGCCCGATTCTGTGTTTCCAAATAATTGGTTTTCTACCCATCAAAGTGGCGAGCTAGTTATGTACCCAATGTACGCAGAAAACAGAAGGTTAGAATATCGAAAAGATATTATTGATTTTTTGACTAATCACTATAAAGTGTTTTCTGTGACTGATTATTCATTTTTATCGAAAGAAAATGCATTTCTAGAAGGTACAGGTTCGCTTGTTATTGACCACCCCCATAAGCTTGCTTATGCAGTAGAATCGAAGCGCACTAATAAAGCTGTAGTTAATACAGTATGCGAGCAATTAAAGCTAAAACCTGTTGTGTTTAACGCCTACGATGAGCAAGGTACTGCGGTTTATCATACTAATGTATTGATGTGTGTAGCCACACAGTTTGCCATGATCAGCTTAAATATGGTGCCAAATAGTCAGCACAAACAATTAACTAGCCATTTTATACAAAGCCATTTAGAAGTAATAAACTTAACTAATGAGCAAATAAATAGCTTTTGCGGCAATGCAATAGAGCTACAAGGTACAAATGGTCGTATTTTAGCCCTCTCACAAACGGCGTTTAATGCACTTACAACCGAGCAAAAAGCAGCAATACAAAAAACAGCTAAACTTGTTCCGTTACCTATACCAACCATAGAGTCGGCGGGAGGTTCGGTTAGATGCATGATTGCGGGTATACACCTGCAAAGTAAATAA
- a CDS encoding ornithine cyclodeaminase produces MSHFIAEPKQGVPFVSVQAMAKLITKVGIENVLLELTQRLEHDFARWNEFDKSPRYAAHSPDGVIELMPVSDGKMFSCKYVNGHPKNTFKELQTVAAFGILSDVDSGYPVMISEMCLLTALRTAATSALVAKYLAPKDSTTLTLIGNGAQSEFQALAFKAVLGITHIRLYDIDKNASKKAYNNLSGYGLNVTICNNAEEAVQGAHIITTCTADKKNVAILTSDMIPQGVHINAIGGDCPGKTELDSQLLGRANVFVEYEPQTRIEGEIQQMSENFAVTEFHKVINKQTPGRTSNDELTIFDGVGFASEDFTALIYIKDALVVAGEFELLDLITQRADPRNLFSVLNSVQTSKATKQEQVA; encoded by the coding sequence ATGAGTCATTTTATAGCAGAGCCAAAACAAGGTGTTCCATTTGTTAGCGTACAGGCAATGGCTAAACTTATAACTAAAGTCGGAATAGAAAACGTATTGCTTGAGCTTACCCAAAGATTAGAACACGACTTTGCTCGCTGGAACGAATTTGATAAATCGCCACGTTATGCGGCGCACTCTCCGGATGGCGTAATAGAGCTTATGCCCGTAAGCGACGGTAAAATGTTTAGCTGTAAATATGTAAATGGTCATCCAAAAAACACCTTTAAGGAACTTCAAACCGTTGCCGCGTTTGGTATTTTATCGGATGTTGATAGCGGCTATCCGGTTATGATCAGCGAAATGTGCTTACTCACGGCCTTACGCACAGCGGCTACATCGGCGCTTGTGGCAAAGTATTTAGCACCCAAAGACTCAACAACGCTTACATTAATTGGTAATGGTGCACAGTCTGAGTTTCAGGCATTGGCTTTTAAAGCCGTATTAGGCATTACCCACATTCGTTTATACGATATTGATAAAAACGCCTCTAAAAAAGCCTACAACAACTTAAGTGGCTATGGTTTAAATGTGACTATATGCAATAACGCAGAAGAAGCCGTACAAGGTGCGCACATTATTACAACCTGCACAGCCGATAAAAAAAATGTCGCTATTTTAACCAGCGATATGATCCCGCAAGGTGTTCATATTAATGCGATTGGTGGCGATTGCCCTGGTAAAACAGAGCTTGATTCGCAATTGTTAGGGCGCGCAAATGTGTTTGTAGAGTATGAGCCGCAAACCAGAATAGAGGGCGAAATCCAGCAAATGTCCGAAAACTTTGCAGTGACCGAGTTTCATAAAGTAATTAATAAACAAACACCTGGGCGTACAAGTAACGACGAGCTTACTATTTTTGATGGGGTAGGTTTTGCGAGCGAAGACTTTACCGCGCTGATTTATATTAAAGACGCGCTGGTGGTTGCGGGTGAGTTTGAACTACTTGATTTAATTACACAACGAGCTGATCCGCGTAATTTATTTTCGGTACTTAATAGTGTACAAACATCAAAAGCAACTAAGCAAGAGCAAGTCGCATGA
- a CDS encoding Lrp/AsnC family transcriptional regulator, with protein sequence MTPYIYDSLDNALIAELRKDGRASISALADVLKVSRGTVQNRLDRLVSSGAILGFTVRVHEHIETEAVRAIMMVEVVGKSTSQVIKTLRGIPELTKLHTTNGAWDLVAEIQAANLGEFDGVLRQVREIEGILNSETSILLSST encoded by the coding sequence ATGACCCCTTACATTTACGACTCCTTAGATAACGCATTAATAGCCGAATTACGAAAAGATGGCCGCGCTTCTATTTCAGCCCTAGCCGATGTTTTAAAGGTGTCACGCGGGACGGTGCAAAATCGCTTAGACCGTTTAGTTTCATCCGGCGCTATATTAGGCTTTACGGTGCGTGTACATGAACACATAGAAACCGAGGCTGTAAGAGCAATAATGATGGTGGAAGTGGTGGGAAAATCTACATCGCAGGTAATTAAAACCCTGCGCGGCATACCAGAGCTAACAAAGTTACATACAACCAACGGCGCTTGGGATTTAGTGGCTGAAATACAGGCTGCAAATTTAGGTGAGTTTGATGGCGTACTTAGACAAGTGCGCGAAATAGAAGGCATTTTAAATAGCGAAACCAGTATATTATTATCATCTACTTAG